The Prevotella sp. E9-3 genome has a window encoding:
- a CDS encoding ATP-binding protein, with the protein MKIADHNKDSKASQEYAYRILKEPNVSPLHRGAALYRLSQFAFSMNKKILFDSVYNELQALKNTEGLEAIEPIVEVNNLVMAGKNDEALQECENLSPENRAERMTIIYHRMGNNMKAYEYMSKFKEIHDSIMLVSQGNLVATFFMQMSNDQLNLEQKILKEENANLRLIIYYFNVTDMGCGISPELREHIFDTFVEIGGSPKLNGLGLPICKAITKLCGGDIWIDTSYTEGARFIVEMPKNATLRERAQSADE; encoded by the coding sequence ATGAAGATAGCCGATCATAACAAGGACAGCAAAGCTTCCCAGGAATATGCTTATCGTATTTTGAAAGAACCGAATGTATCACCTCTCCATAGAGGAGCAGCATTGTATCGGCTCAGCCAGTTTGCATTCTCAATGAATAAAAAGATACTTTTTGATAGTGTTTACAATGAACTTCAAGCGTTGAAAAATACTGAAGGATTGGAAGCTATAGAACCTATTGTTGAGGTCAACAACCTTGTAATGGCTGGTAAAAACGATGAAGCGCTGCAAGAATGCGAGAACCTTTCGCCTGAAAATCGGGCTGAACGCATGACAATTATCTATCATCGCATGGGCAACAACATGAAAGCCTATGAATACATGTCGAAGTTCAAGGAAATACACGACTCAATCATGCTGGTGTCGCAGGGGAATTTAGTTGCTACTTTTTTCATGCAAATGAGCAATGACCAGCTGAATCTTGAACAAAAGATTCTGAAAGAAGAAAATGCAAACCTAAGACTCATCATTTACTATTTCAATGTCACTGATATGGGCTGCGGCATATCCCCTGAATTAAGGGAGCATATTTTCGATACTTTCGTAGAAATAGGAGGGAGTCCCAAACTCAATGGCCTAGGACTCCCTATCTGTAAAGCAATTACCAAACTATGCGGTGGTGATATCTGGATTGACACCAGTTACACAGAAGGCGCACGCTTTATTGTCGAAATGCCGAAAAATGCTACTTTGCGCGAAAGAGCTCAGTCTGCTGACGAATAA
- a CDS encoding STAS domain-containing protein, translating to MKTTILEKDGALVAVFEGRLDTAASVQTSKDLEPLNACSGQDIILDCTHLEYISSSGLRLFLGVLKNAKPKGSKVFLTGLNDDLKSVFAMTGFINLFEFK from the coding sequence ATGAAGACAACAATTCTAGAAAAAGATGGCGCTTTGGTAGCCGTTTTTGAAGGCCGTCTCGATACGGCAGCAAGTGTGCAAACTTCTAAGGACTTAGAACCCCTGAATGCATGTTCAGGTCAGGATATCATCCTTGACTGCACCCATTTGGAATATATTTCATCCAGTGGCTTACGTTTGTTCCTTGGCGTTTTGAAAAACGCGAAACCTAAAGGAAGCAAAGTTTTCCTGACAGGTCTAAACGATGACTTGAAGTCTGTATTTGCTATGACAGGCTTCATCAATCTGTTCGAATTCAAATAA
- the rpsA gene encoding 30S ribosomal protein S1, producing the protein MSELTKNVQPLQDFNWDEFENGTVANVSKEELDKAYDETLNKVADHQVVDGTVISVDKKEVVVNIGYKSDGIIPASEFRYNPDLKVGDTVEVYVESAEDKKGQLLLSHKKARMSKSWDRVNEALESQAIIQGYIKCRTKGGMIVDVFGIEAFLPGSQIDVHPIRDYDQFVGKTMEFKVVKINQEFRNVVVSHKALIEQELEAQKQEIISKLEKGQILEGTVKNITSYGVFVDLGGVDGLIHITDLSWGRVDDPKKVVELDQKINVVILDFDEEKKRIALGLKQLTPHPWDALDADLKVGDHIKGKVVVIADYGAFVEVQPGVEGLIHVSEMSWSQHLRSAQEFLKVGDEVEAVILTLDRDERKMSLGIKQLKEDPWEAIEVKYPVGSKHTAKVRNFTNFGVFVELEEGVDGLIHISDLSWTKKVKHPSEFTKVGEPIDVVVLDIDKENRRLSLGHKQLEENPWDVFEEKYTVGSVHTGKITEMLEKGAVVALEENVEGFATPKHLVKEDGSQAQAGEELPFKVIEFNKDSKRIILSHSRTFEDAQRDEKRAAKKAAAPRAKKEENAKIENVAASTTLGDIDVLAQLKAQMEKGE; encoded by the coding sequence ATGTCAGAATTAACAAAGAACGTTCAGCCGTTGCAGGATTTTAACTGGGACGAGTTTGAAAACGGCACCGTAGCCAACGTGAGCAAAGAAGAGCTTGACAAGGCTTACGATGAGACCCTGAACAAAGTAGCCGACCATCAGGTTGTTGACGGCACTGTAATCAGCGTTGACAAAAAAGAAGTGGTTGTAAACATTGGCTACAAGAGCGATGGTATCATCCCCGCTTCAGAGTTCCGCTACAACCCCGACTTAAAGGTTGGCGACACCGTTGAGGTGTACGTAGAGAGCGCTGAAGACAAGAAAGGCCAGTTGTTGCTTTCTCACAAGAAGGCTCGCATGTCGAAGTCTTGGGATCGCGTTAACGAGGCTCTTGAGAGCCAGGCTATCATCCAGGGCTACATCAAGTGCCGCACCAAGGGTGGTATGATTGTCGATGTATTCGGCATCGAAGCCTTCCTTCCCGGTTCACAGATTGACGTTCACCCCATCCGTGACTACGACCAGTTCGTTGGCAAGACCATGGAGTTCAAGGTGGTTAAAATCAATCAGGAGTTCCGCAACGTTGTCGTTTCTCATAAAGCTCTCATCGAGCAGGAGCTCGAGGCTCAGAAGCAGGAGATTATCTCTAAGCTCGAAAAGGGACAGATTCTGGAGGGTACCGTTAAGAACATAACCAGCTACGGTGTATTCGTTGACCTGGGTGGTGTTGACGGACTGATCCACATCACAGACTTGAGCTGGGGCCGCGTTGACGATCCCAAGAAGGTTGTCGAGCTCGACCAGAAGATCAATGTTGTTATTCTCGACTTCGATGAAGAGAAGAAGCGAATTGCCCTCGGTCTGAAGCAGCTCACTCCTCATCCTTGGGATGCTTTGGATGCTGATCTCAAAGTTGGCGACCACATCAAGGGTAAGGTTGTCGTTATCGCCGACTACGGTGCATTCGTTGAGGTACAGCCTGGCGTTGAGGGTCTGATTCACGTTTCTGAGATGTCATGGAGCCAGCACTTGCGTTCAGCTCAGGAATTCCTGAAGGTTGGCGACGAGGTAGAGGCAGTAATCCTGACTCTCGACCGCGACGAGCGCAAGATGTCTCTGGGTATCAAGCAGCTGAAGGAAGATCCATGGGAGGCTATCGAGGTTAAATATCCTGTTGGCAGCAAGCACACCGCTAAGGTTCGCAACTTCACCAACTTCGGTGTATTTGTAGAACTAGAAGAAGGCGTTGACGGTCTGATTCACATCAGCGACCTGAGCTGGACCAAGAAGGTTAAGCACCCCTCTGAATTCACTAAGGTTGGTGAACCAATCGACGTTGTAGTACTTGACATCGACAAGGAGAACCGTCGTCTGTCTCTCGGCCACAAGCAGCTCGAGGAGAATCCTTGGGATGTATTCGAAGAGAAGTACACCGTTGGCTCAGTTCACACAGGTAAGATTACTGAGATGCTCGAAAAGGGTGCTGTTGTAGCTCTCGAGGAGAATGTTGAAGGCTTTGCAACACCAAAGCACCTTGTGAAGGAAGACGGTTCACAGGCTCAGGCTGGTGAGGAACTGCCCTTCAAGGTTATCGAGTTCAACAAGGATTCTAAGCGTATTATCCTTTCTCATAGCCGTACCTTCGAAGACGCTCAGCGTGACGAGAAGCGTGCTGCCAAGAAGGCTGCTGCTCCCCGTGCTAAGAAGGAAGAGAATGCTAAGATCGAGAATGTTGCTGCCAGCACAACACTTGGCGACATTGACGTTCTTGCCCAACTCAAAGCTCAGATGGAAAAGGGCGAGTAA
- a CDS encoding GTP pyrophosphokinase family protein: MDYQLDIHGKMLMAQYHEQLEDYKQLAQTVEGKLRRALDEQHVKVTALDCRVKTESSLAGKIELKGSKYRSIKDITDIVGLRVVTFYSVDVDKVAAIVSETFEVDWKNSVDKRKLHRLDSFGYNSLHYICKEGNYSFEIQMRTALQHVWSTLDHDTCYKGAVKIPQEYRRQFNRLAGMLELIDDEFCRLRNILTDYRRRMQALEVSGQLDEVDLSPDTFRRYLETEPFARLNQRIASINQAELYPVPMMPFLRVLQKLGFETLGDVNRLIEEYSDDAYRLATAQLGATDLDILSENIGIQNLCYVYVLKNGGQLNEICQIYDWLNGPNPANASLAKELLKQARTLTFLQKDQE, from the coding sequence ATGGATTATCAACTTGACATACATGGCAAGATGCTCATGGCTCAATACCATGAGCAACTAGAGGACTACAAACAACTTGCACAAACAGTTGAAGGAAAGCTGCGCCGTGCACTTGATGAGCAACACGTTAAGGTCACAGCTTTAGACTGTCGTGTAAAGACAGAATCATCGCTTGCAGGTAAAATTGAACTAAAAGGTTCTAAGTACCGTTCAATCAAAGACATAACTGACATCGTAGGACTTCGTGTGGTAACGTTTTACAGCGTTGATGTGGACAAGGTTGCTGCCATTGTTAGCGAGACTTTTGAAGTTGATTGGAAAAATTCTGTTGACAAGCGAAAACTACACAGACTAGACAGTTTCGGTTATAATTCCCTACACTATATATGTAAGGAAGGAAATTATTCATTCGAGATTCAAATGCGTACTGCGCTTCAGCATGTTTGGAGTACTCTCGATCATGACACCTGCTACAAAGGTGCTGTAAAGATTCCTCAGGAATATCGTCGTCAGTTCAACCGTCTGGCAGGTATGTTAGAACTTATCGATGACGAATTCTGCCGTTTGCGCAACATTTTGACAGATTATCGCCGTAGGATGCAGGCATTAGAAGTGTCCGGACAACTTGACGAAGTTGACCTAAGTCCAGATACCTTTCGGCGCTATCTGGAGACGGAGCCATTTGCGCGCCTCAATCAGCGCATCGCTTCTATTAATCAGGCTGAACTTTACCCCGTACCAATGATGCCGTTTTTACGAGTACTTCAGAAATTAGGATTCGAAACTCTTGGCGATGTAAACCGCCTCATTGAAGAATATAGTGACGATGCCTATCGCTTGGCTACAGCACAGTTAGGAGCCACTGACTTGGACATTCTTTCCGAGAATATCGGCATTCAGAATCTCTGCTATGTTTATGTACTGAAAAATGGAGGCCAACTGAACGAAATCTGCCAGATATACGATTGGTTGAACGGACCAAATCCTGCCAATGCTTCTCTTGCAAAAGAATTATTGAAACAAGCCCGTACGCTCACATTTTTACAAAAAGATCAAGAATAA
- a CDS encoding mechanosensitive ion channel family protein gives MAQEQEQLVENADSIIRQLQSQLQEMQLRDIVLREQLERTGAAQRSDSLRRSRMKARIDSLRNITPGAPLVIDGDTLFTIYARKGGMLAEDRVKGIKKQIVSHGKRLTFFTDSCTIFEGEFYTDIMIGSDVLMSISDEDGLWASCTRQELANEYITIIEQKIQNLHEEYGLQKKLLGLLSIFLIVFAQWLAIKGTMWLFRRWKFRLLRLLLKQAKPLSIKEYELLNVHRVGIIIIIFMRVVLALIIFLQLFISIPMMFSVFPETEAFTYTIFGYIWNPVKSIFSSIIGYIPNLFQIIVIVVCFRYLVKLLRYITSEISNGNLKVNGFYADWAQPTYVIVRLLLYSFMFVMIWPLLPNSNSEVFQGVSVFIGVLISLGSSSIVGNVMAGMVMTYMRPFRIGDFIRYNDIEGFVIEKTVLVTRIRTRKNDVITIPNSNLMSAQTSNYTVAAHDYGIVVHTKVTIGYDQQWQHIRQLLLNAAEATPGLEKKPQPFVLVTTLDDFYVEYEINAYTRHSEKLSAIYSTLHQNILDSFHSSGVEIMSPHIFAHRNDLELQIPPTEKS, from the coding sequence ATGGCCCAAGAACAGGAGCAATTGGTAGAGAACGCAGATTCAATCATACGCCAATTACAATCACAATTGCAGGAAATGCAGTTACGCGACATTGTTCTACGCGAACAATTAGAACGCACCGGGGCAGCCCAGCGTTCAGATTCGCTACGCCGCAGTCGTATGAAAGCAAGAATCGACTCGCTTCGCAATATCACTCCCGGTGCCCCACTTGTTATCGATGGTGACACGTTGTTCACTATCTATGCGCGCAAAGGAGGCATGCTTGCAGAAGACCGTGTGAAGGGTATCAAAAAGCAAATTGTAAGTCATGGCAAGCGTTTGACGTTCTTTACAGATTCCTGTACTATTTTCGAAGGCGAGTTCTATACCGACATTATGATAGGAAGTGATGTACTAATGAGCATCAGCGACGAAGACGGACTCTGGGCTTCCTGCACTCGACAGGAACTTGCAAACGAATATATCACCATTATTGAGCAGAAGATCCAGAATCTGCATGAAGAATATGGTTTGCAGAAGAAATTACTAGGATTGCTTTCTATTTTCCTCATTGTCTTTGCACAGTGGTTGGCTATTAAGGGAACGATGTGGCTTTTCCGTCGTTGGAAATTCCGCTTACTGCGCCTGCTTCTAAAACAAGCCAAGCCACTCAGTATCAAGGAATACGAGTTATTGAACGTACACCGTGTGGGCATCATCATCATCATCTTTATGCGGGTGGTGTTGGCACTTATTATCTTCTTACAACTGTTTATCAGCATTCCCATGATGTTCTCTGTTTTTCCAGAAACAGAAGCTTTCACTTATACCATCTTTGGCTACATTTGGAATCCTGTAAAGAGTATTTTTTCATCAATTATCGGTTATATTCCTAATCTGTTCCAAATCATAGTCATTGTTGTCTGTTTCCGCTATTTAGTAAAGCTATTACGCTATATCACCAGTGAAATCAGTAACGGCAACCTCAAAGTAAACGGTTTCTATGCCGATTGGGCTCAACCCACTTATGTTATCGTACGTCTTCTACTCTATTCGTTCATGTTCGTAATGATTTGGCCATTACTTCCCAACAGCAATTCTGAGGTATTTCAAGGAGTATCAGTTTTTATTGGTGTTCTCATTTCATTGGGTTCTTCAAGCATCGTTGGCAATGTAATGGCTGGAATGGTGATGACCTATATGCGTCCATTCCGCATTGGCGACTTTATTCGATATAACGACATAGAAGGATTTGTCATTGAGAAAACAGTACTTGTCACTCGTATTCGCACACGAAAGAACGATGTGATTACTATACCTAATTCCAACCTTATGTCGGCTCAGACGTCAAACTACACGGTAGCTGCCCATGATTACGGAATTGTGGTACATACGAAAGTTACAATTGGTTATGACCAACAGTGGCAACATATTCGCCAGTTGCTACTTAATGCTGCTGAAGCCACACCTGGACTAGAGAAAAAACCACAACCTTTCGTTTTAGTCACCACTTTAGATGATTTTTATGTTGAGTACGAGATAAACGCATATACACGTCACTCAGAAAAACTATCGGCTATCTACTCAACACTACATCAGAATATCCTTGACAGTTTCCATTCTTCTGGAGTAGAAATCATGTCACCCCATATCTTTGCTCACCGTAATGATTTGGAGCTACAAATTCCACCAACTGAAAAGTCTTAA
- the rlmH gene encoding 23S rRNA (pseudouridine(1915)-N(3))-methyltransferase RlmH, whose product MKTELILVGKTVSKEFTKIIDDYRERITHYLPFSITVIPELKNTKSLSEEQQKTAEGELILKQIQTSDTVVLLDEHGREPRSIELASWLEKKQLSARRLVFVIGGPYGFSPAVYQRANEQLSLSRLTFSHQMVRAIFVEQLYRACTIIKGEPYHHE is encoded by the coding sequence ATGAAGACCGAGTTAATACTTGTAGGAAAAACAGTGAGTAAGGAGTTTACGAAGATCATTGATGACTATCGTGAGCGAATTACTCACTATTTGCCTTTTTCAATAACCGTTATCCCAGAACTGAAAAACACCAAGAGTCTTTCCGAAGAACAGCAGAAGACTGCCGAAGGCGAACTTATACTGAAACAAATCCAAACTTCCGATACTGTTGTACTGCTCGATGAGCATGGCCGTGAACCCCGTAGCATTGAACTTGCATCCTGGCTGGAAAAGAAACAGCTCTCTGCCCGTCGTCTGGTCTTTGTCATTGGTGGCCCCTACGGTTTCTCGCCAGCTGTTTACCAGCGCGCCAACGAGCAATTGTCACTCTCCCGCCTCACTTTTTCTCACCAGATGGTGAGAGCCATCTTTGTTGAACAATTATACCGTGCCTGTACCATCATCAAAGGCGAACCCTACCACCACGAGTAA
- the trpS gene encoding tryptophan--tRNA ligase, whose amino-acid sequence MGKVILTGDRPTGKLHLGHYVGSLRRRVELQNAGDYDRMFVFMADVQALTDNADNPEKLRQSIVNVALDYLSAGLDPTKCIIFIQSHIPELAELTTYLMNLISVSRVQRNPTVKTEIKMRGFEGESIPLGFFCYPVSQAADITLFKATTVPAGEDQEPMLEVTRELVNRFNNIYAPVLVEPQIMLPENLTARRLPGTDGKEKMSKSLGNCIYLSDSKDEVWQKVRSMYTDPTHLNVSDPGHVEGNAVFTYLDAFSTDEDFKNFWPEYQNLDELKEHYRRGGLGDMKCKKFLNEVLNQFLEPMRLRRHELEQDIPEIFNILRRGTEQAREVAAQTMDEVRKAMRIDYFNDEELIRQQTELFRAK is encoded by the coding sequence ATGGGAAAAGTAATTCTGACGGGCGACCGTCCAACAGGTAAACTGCACTTGGGCCATTATGTAGGTTCATTGCGTCGTCGTGTGGAACTGCAGAATGCAGGCGATTACGATCGCATGTTCGTATTCATGGCCGATGTACAAGCATTGACTGATAATGCCGATAATCCTGAGAAACTGCGTCAGAGCATTGTGAACGTGGCGCTCGACTATCTTAGTGCAGGACTTGATCCAACAAAGTGTATCATCTTCATTCAGAGTCATATACCAGAACTGGCTGAACTGACCACCTACTTGATGAACCTGATAAGTGTGAGCCGAGTACAGCGTAATCCTACAGTAAAAACCGAGATTAAGATGCGTGGATTTGAGGGTGAGAGTATTCCCCTCGGATTTTTCTGCTATCCTGTAAGCCAGGCTGCCGATATCACCCTGTTCAAGGCTACTACTGTTCCTGCCGGTGAAGATCAGGAGCCCATGCTTGAGGTAACCCGCGAATTGGTGAACCGTTTTAACAATATCTATGCTCCTGTACTGGTTGAGCCACAGATTATGCTGCCCGAGAATCTTACAGCGCGTCGCCTGCCAGGTACCGATGGTAAAGAGAAAATGTCTAAGTCGTTGGGTAACTGCATTTATCTTTCAGACTCTAAGGATGAGGTTTGGCAGAAAGTACGCTCTATGTACACAGACCCCACTCACTTGAATGTGTCAGACCCCGGACATGTTGAGGGTAATGCTGTGTTCACCTATCTGGATGCTTTCTCTACTGATGAGGATTTCAAGAATTTCTGGCCTGAATACCAGAATCTTGACGAACTGAAAGAGCATTATCGCAGAGGGGGACTGGGCGATATGAAGTGTAAGAAATTCCTTAATGAAGTGCTGAACCAGTTCCTGGAACCCATGCGCTTGCGCCGACATGAACTGGAGCAGGATATTCCTGAAATATTCAATATCCTGCGTCGCGGTACAGAGCAAGCCCGTGAAGTGGCTGCCCAGACAATGGATGAGGTGCGTAAGGCTATGCGTATTGACTACTTCAACGATGAAGAGCTTATTCGTCAGCAGACTGAGCTCTTTCGCGCAAAGTAG
- a CDS encoding DUF4491 family protein, producing MEIYFTGIIIAVSTFLIIGLFHPLVIKVEYHTGTRYWWVFLVLGIASVITALFIESPLLSALIGVFGASSLWTIGELFSQVKRVQKGWFPMNPKRKSEYKPIDKNETLCPVHHGRSIYAIEDDNQTE from the coding sequence ATGGAAATATATTTTACCGGCATTATCATTGCCGTCAGCACATTTCTCATCATCGGTCTTTTCCACCCATTGGTGATCAAAGTTGAGTACCACACAGGCACCCGCTATTGGTGGGTGTTTCTGGTACTCGGAATTGCATCAGTCATTACGGCTCTTTTTATAGAGAGTCCTCTTCTCTCAGCACTTATCGGTGTCTTTGGCGCATCTTCACTTTGGACTATCGGCGAACTCTTCTCGCAAGTCAAACGCGTACAGAAAGGTTGGTTTCCTATGAACCCCAAACGCAAGAGCGAATACAAGCCTATTGACAAGAACGAAACGCTCTGTCCTGTACATCATGGCCGCAGCATTTATGCAATAGAAGACGACAATCAAACTGAATGA
- a CDS encoding SpoIIE family protein phosphatase: protein MKQKLRQYIPESLRSKFNIALLVTAAVLVEGTSAVQYWFAKEGITREVQHRAESELRAKRLEIQNVMNVVEVAVNNMAWTVQQQLSHPDSMLAITQKLIASNEYIVGSAIAFEPYYYKGKGRQFSPYTYQHDGITTCKQLGSDEYDYHSMEWYTSPMVTGHCHWSEPYYDKGGGEMMMATYSVPICDNTGQKVAVFTADLSLNWLSELINAEHFYPSSYNLLLSHSGQIMACPVESLVMRQTIAQATSKEEDTIVNLINRKMLAGESGQATVNKANGEKHYVFYAQMDDETGWSMAVVCSDNDIFSGLRQVVFYLFLLMLLGLCLMGFIILGAANATKRLQKVNAEKERISSELHIASDIQKGMLPKTFPPYPERDDVEIFGSLVSAKEVGGDLYDFFIRDEKLFFCIGDVSGKGVPASLVMAVTRSLFRSVSAHEANPDRIVTIINDSMAQMNESNMFITMFLGVLDLPTGRLRYCNAGHCPPLLIGDSVSIIPVHSNLPVGALPGYKFEGQELPICPQSTIFLYTDGLTEAENTAHEQFGESRIMKESSDLQTHAPQKLIEQMSSAVHSFVGEAEQSDDLTMLAIQYTKSQLDVRLERSLTLQNDIQQVPQLSEWIEEVCEAVGFDAATTMQMNLAMEEAVVNVMSYAYPKGTVGDINILAQANDVRLKFTIIDSGSPFDPTAHQETDTTLSLEERPIGGLGIHLVRQLMDSINYERIEEAVDNNPTYKIGKNVLTLRKKLK, encoded by the coding sequence ATGAAACAAAAACTGAGACAATATATACCTGAGTCACTTCGCTCAAAATTTAATATAGCATTGCTTGTCACAGCAGCTGTATTAGTTGAGGGAACCAGTGCTGTACAGTATTGGTTTGCCAAAGAAGGTATCACCCGTGAAGTTCAACATCGTGCCGAGAGTGAACTGCGAGCAAAAAGGCTAGAGATACAAAATGTAATGAACGTGGTGGAAGTTGCTGTCAACAACATGGCATGGACTGTTCAACAGCAATTATCACACCCAGACTCAATGTTAGCCATCACTCAGAAACTGATAGCTTCCAACGAGTATATTGTTGGAAGTGCCATTGCATTTGAGCCATATTACTACAAGGGCAAAGGACGACAATTTTCTCCATATACCTATCAGCACGATGGCATCACAACCTGTAAGCAATTAGGTTCTGATGAATATGACTATCATTCAATGGAATGGTACACAAGTCCCATGGTAACAGGTCATTGTCATTGGAGTGAGCCTTACTATGACAAAGGTGGCGGTGAAATGATGATGGCTACTTACAGTGTTCCTATTTGCGATAATACAGGACAAAAAGTAGCAGTATTCACTGCCGATTTATCACTTAATTGGTTATCAGAATTGATAAATGCCGAACACTTCTATCCATCCAGCTACAACCTGCTTCTTTCACATAGCGGCCAGATAATGGCCTGTCCTGTAGAGAGTCTTGTGATGCGACAAACCATTGCACAGGCCACCTCAAAGGAGGAAGACACAATTGTGAATCTGATTAACAGGAAAATGCTTGCAGGCGAAAGCGGACAGGCCACAGTGAATAAAGCTAATGGTGAAAAGCATTATGTGTTCTATGCACAGATGGACGATGAAACCGGTTGGTCAATGGCGGTTGTTTGTTCAGACAATGATATATTCTCAGGTCTGCGCCAAGTAGTTTTCTACTTATTCCTTTTAATGCTCCTCGGGCTTTGCCTAATGGGCTTTATCATTCTCGGAGCTGCCAACGCCACCAAACGACTACAAAAAGTAAATGCTGAAAAAGAACGTATCAGCAGTGAACTCCACATTGCCAGTGATATCCAAAAGGGCATGTTGCCAAAGACCTTTCCTCCCTACCCTGAGCGCGATGATGTAGAGATATTTGGTTCACTGGTATCTGCAAAAGAAGTGGGAGGTGATCTCTACGACTTCTTTATCCGTGACGAGAAACTATTCTTCTGCATTGGCGATGTAAGTGGAAAAGGAGTACCAGCCTCCCTGGTGATGGCCGTAACACGAAGTCTATTCCGTTCCGTCTCTGCCCATGAAGCGAATCCCGATCGCATCGTCACAATCATCAATGACTCGATGGCACAAATGAATGAGTCTAACATGTTTATCACCATGTTCCTTGGTGTATTGGACCTTCCTACAGGCAGACTCCGCTATTGCAATGCCGGACACTGTCCACCTCTGCTTATAGGTGACAGCGTCAGTATAATCCCCGTACATTCCAACCTTCCAGTTGGAGCACTTCCTGGATATAAATTCGAGGGGCAGGAACTCCCCATCTGTCCACAGTCCACCATCTTCCTCTATACAGATGGATTGACAGAAGCCGAGAACACTGCTCACGAACAGTTTGGTGAAAGCCGAATCATGAAAGAATCTAGCGATTTACAAACTCATGCACCTCAAAAACTTATAGAACAAATGTCTTCAGCCGTCCACAGTTTTGTTGGCGAGGCTGAACAAAGCGATGATTTGACTATGTTAGCTATTCAATACACAAAATCTCAGCTCGACGTACGGCTTGAGCGCAGTCTGACGCTGCAAAACGACATTCAACAAGTTCCTCAACTTTCAGAATGGATAGAAGAGGTGTGTGAAGCTGTTGGCTTTGATGCTGCTACCACCATGCAGATGAATCTTGCTATGGAGGAAGCTGTTGTTAATGTGATGAGCTATGCCTATCCTAAAGGAACGGTTGGCGACATCAACATTCTGGCACAGGCTAACGATGTGCGACTTAAGTTCACGATTATTGACAGCGGAAGTCCTTTTGACCCTACTGCCCATCAGGAGACAGACACCACGCTCAGTCTTGAAGAGCGTCCAATCGGTGGTCTTGGCATTCACCTTGTCCGCCAGTTGATGGATAGTATCAACTACGAACGCATCGAAGAAGCCGTTGACAATAATCCTACGTATAAAATAGGCAAGAATGTACTGACACTCAGAAAAAAACTTAAATAA